TCGAGTGATTGCTCCAGGTCCGGACACATTCACACCCTTGTCATTCAGTGTCCGGCGAGCAATAGAGCAGCATCTTGTTATGATGTCGGCGTGGGAAAGACGCCCTGCGCTGCCCTTTTCTAGTTGCAAGGCAATTTGGGCGAATGGGACATCGAGGTGGACCAGCGCGGCGTCTTGTTTGCAGACCTAGCAGTATCATGCTGTCAGCAATGGATCAAGCAACGAAGCCAAAGTTCATACCTCTCGGAATACGTCTatcatctcctcatcctcgttcGTGTCCCCGTCAATACTAACGAGAAGAAAGCGGCAGCCTTCTGCTTGCAGGTAGCTCTCGAGTGCCTTCTTGAACAAGTCCGGGTCCTCTCGATACCCAACAACTGCAGCAATCATTCCGGGCCTGTCATCTTGATGCTCACCTTTCTCGACTATGTCAAGAATAGCCTCACCTTCCAGGCGCGCTGTTGAGgtgtgccgccgccgctggtTCGTCCATCGACATAGCTCAGCCAGAAATATTGTCACCAGAATGTCGAAAGTCAAGGGCTTTCCAGAATATTTGAGAAGATAGGCGTACACAATGGCAACGAGAATGCAGCCTGTAAGATTGAAGACTTTCTTCGATAGAGCCGCCGGCATCGTgttgtttgctttttgctTCACGTTCCTGGTCCTGGCAAGAAAATCAATGTGCACATTGGATATTTTAGGCCCCATCATTTGCGGTTTATATCTACGCAGCTTCATATTTTGTTGACGCGGATGGCGCCCAATATCGGATTTACAGTGCTGCAGACCTATACTCCGGGCTGTCAGCCTCCAA
This is a stretch of genomic DNA from Aspergillus puulaauensis MK2 DNA, chromosome 8, nearly complete sequence. It encodes these proteins:
- a CDS encoding uncharacterized protein (COG:M;~EggNog:ENOG410PJTB;~InterPro:IPR001173,IPR029044;~PFAM:PF13506,PF13632,PF13641;~TransMembrane:3 (i9-26o32-51i208-229o)), whose protein sequence is MPAALSKKVFNLTGCILVAIVYAYLLKYSGKPLTFDILVTIFLAELCRWTNQRRRHTSTARLEGEAILDIVEKGEHQDDRPGMIAAVVGYREDPDLFKKALESYLQAEGCRFLLVSIDGDTNEDEEMIDVFREVCKQDAALVHLDVPFAQIALQLEKGSAGRLSHADIITRCCSIARRTLNDKGVNVSGPGAITRLCVSQPHMHKKGIMFTSFIISLVVSDMLGVDLVWTSDSDSMVLPDTLTRTLETLSDGTIGGASTALYIQNRNETTITKLGSSVYLNELYLARSFTGSAAANDCQSGPSAAFRISAIRDELLGWYKQTVLGHWMVTNEDRHMTTRLLLKGWRVVFASDVLTATETPTTLRRWLLQQVILHTQ